The Misgurnus anguillicaudatus chromosome 21, ASM2758022v2, whole genome shotgun sequence genome includes a window with the following:
- the LOC129438893 gene encoding olfactory receptor 1J21 yields the protein MMSNSSDEGENAYIGLRVWASAVSLIILAFFNLIINWTIVREVRLRSHARFVLVFYLLFSALVYFSFNFTFHLQIYVKAATTASICLLLTRILIASGSNIIITITAMALDRYFAICCPLQYSKVCFKSWPWLIGILTWGLASIIPLSLPHKKDNSTLVNTCGRKALQGGELHKIVLISICTIFIVCSYVRILYEGRRLGVLNRRNRAACRTIALHGTQLAVYILPSFVLFLLHILNKKTLIAVSTKELFAVISFVFFSLAQCIAPIVYGLRKEELLEHLNHRFPCLSGRLKRILEWTVNITHPKRRLQQRERRMTSETLLSREISQTTV from the coding sequence ATGATGTCAAATTCTTCAGATGAAGGTGAAAACGCCTACATAGGCCTGCGTGTTTGGGCATCTGCAGTTTCTCTCATTATTCTggctttttttaatttaatcattaaTTGGACTATAGTGCGCGAAGTGCGTCTCCGGAGTCACGCGCGCTTCGTCTTGGTCTTCTACTTGTTGTTCTCCGCACTGGTGtacttttcatttaattttactttCCACTTACAAATCTACGTGAAGGCGGCAACCACTGCATCCATCTGCTTATTGTTGACACGGATTTTAATAGCAAGTGGTTCGAATATTATCATCACCATTACAGCAATGGCACTTGACCGCTATTTTGCCATATGCTGCCCGCTTCAGTACAGCAAAGTGTGTTTCAAATCATGGCCGTGGCTGATTGGGATCCTAACTTGGGGACTtgcgtcaattattcctcttagcCTTCCTCACAAGAAGGACAATAGCACATTAGTCAACACGTGTGGAAGGAAAGCATTGCAAGGCGGAGAACTGCACAAAATTGTTTTGATATCGATCTGTACGATTTTCATCGTCTGCAGCTACGTGCGGATCTTATATGAAGGACGACGCTTGGGTGTGTTAAATCGGCGCAACAGAGCTGCTTGTAGGACCATTGCTTTACATGGCACGCAGCTCGCTGTTTATATTCTGCCAAGCTTCGTACTCTTTTTGCTACACATTCTTAATAAGAAAACATTAATTGCCGTTTCTACAAAAGAGCTTTTTGCAGTTATAAGTTTTGTCTTCTTCAGTTTGGCGCAATGCATTGCGCCGATAGTCTATGGACTTCGTAAAGAGGAGCTTTTGGAGCATCTAAATCATCGCTTTCCCTGTTTGTCTGGACGATTAAAGAGGATTTTGGAGTGGACCGTCAACATTACCCATCCCAAACGCCGTCTCCAGCAAAG